In Nocardia sp. NBC_00403, one DNA window encodes the following:
- a CDS encoding DUF3090 domain-containing protein translates to MSRAIHVFRTPDRFVAGTVGEPGDRSFYLQAVQEPRVVSVLLEKQQVKVLADRMGLLLDEVARRFGAEVPPQADDVADVDPLVTPVDAEFRVGTMGLGWDADAGAVVVELLAITETEVDESVVLDDTEEGPDAVRVFLTPIQAREFALRSTRVIAAGRPPCPLCGEPLSARGHMCVRTNGYKRGDIFGAAELEE, encoded by the coding sequence GTGTCACGCGCAATCCATGTATTCCGCACCCCCGATCGTTTCGTCGCCGGGACTGTCGGTGAGCCGGGCGATCGTTCGTTCTATTTGCAGGCCGTGCAGGAACCGCGCGTCGTCAGCGTGCTGCTGGAGAAGCAGCAGGTGAAGGTGCTCGCCGACCGCATGGGTCTGCTGTTGGACGAGGTCGCGCGGCGCTTCGGCGCCGAGGTGCCGCCGCAAGCCGACGACGTGGCCGATGTGGATCCGCTGGTGACGCCGGTCGACGCCGAATTCCGGGTCGGCACCATGGGCTTGGGCTGGGACGCCGACGCGGGAGCGGTGGTGGTGGAGCTGCTGGCGATCACCGAGACCGAAGTGGACGAGTCGGTGGTGCTCGATGACACCGAGGAGGGTCCGGACGCGGTACGGGTGTTCCTGACCCCGATCCAGGCGCGCGAATTCGCGCTGCGCTCGACCCGTGTCATCGCCGCGGGGCGGCCGCCGTGCCCGCTGTGCGGCGAACCACTCTCGGCGCGCGGGCACATGTGTGTGCGAACCAACGGATACAAGCGCGGGGACATTTTCGGCGCCGCCGAGCTGGAGGAGTAG
- a CDS encoding SCO1664 family protein produces MAAWHTAELTVIGRVTVASNVTLVCDVPASTDPDGAPLRVVYKPVRGEQPLWDFPDGTLAGREVASYLISDALGWGVIPETILREGPYGPGMVQRWVEAVDNHTAQGNRLDLIDLVPAGAVPDGFCEVLRALDPAGNEVSLIHADDPRLQRMAVLDLLLNNADRKGGHALEGSDGQVYGVDHGICLHSDHKLRTVLWGWAGRGVGQDLLDDITAFAKALPGQLADALAPHLTDAEIGALADRTQDLLDDPVMPVPRTARPIPWPAF; encoded by the coding sequence GTGGCCGCGTGGCACACCGCCGAGCTGACGGTGATCGGCCGGGTAACCGTCGCAAGCAATGTCACCCTCGTCTGTGACGTGCCCGCGAGCACGGATCCCGACGGCGCGCCACTGCGGGTGGTGTACAAGCCCGTGCGCGGTGAGCAACCGCTGTGGGACTTCCCCGACGGCACCCTCGCGGGCCGCGAGGTGGCCTCGTACCTGATATCGGATGCGCTCGGCTGGGGTGTCATCCCGGAAACCATCTTGCGTGAGGGCCCCTACGGTCCCGGCATGGTGCAGCGCTGGGTGGAGGCCGTGGACAATCACACCGCGCAGGGCAACCGGCTCGACCTGATCGACCTGGTGCCCGCGGGCGCGGTCCCCGACGGCTTCTGTGAAGTGCTGCGCGCCCTCGACCCGGCAGGTAACGAGGTGTCGCTGATCCATGCCGACGATCCGCGCCTGCAGCGGATGGCGGTGCTGGACCTATTGCTCAACAACGCCGACCGCAAGGGCGGGCACGCACTCGAAGGCAGCGACGGTCAGGTCTACGGGGTCGACCACGGCATCTGCCTGCACAGCGATCACAAACTCCGTACCGTGCTGTGGGGATGGGCAGGCCGCGGCGTCGGCCAGGATCTGCTCGACGACATCACCGCGTTCGCGAAGGCGCTGCCCGGTCAGCTCGCCGACGCTCTCGCCCCGCACCTCACCGACGCCGAGATCGGGGCACTCGCCGATCGGACCCAGGATCTGCTGGACGACCCGGTGATGCCGGTGCCGCGCACCGCCCGCCCGATTCCCTGGCCCGCGTTCTGA